ATGGCTCTTTTGCACTGATGAACATCGATCCTGCACCCGTGCTGGAAATTGTGCACAAAGCCAACATGAGTAAGCTTTTTCCCGATGGAAAACCCCATTATGATCCACTTACCAATAAAGTCTTAAAGCCAGCTAGTTGGCAAGAAAAATATGCACCTGAAAAAAAGATTAAAGCAGAATTGAATCGACAAAAAAACGTAGCCAAACTTGGAAATTAGTTCCAGTTTGACTACGTTTTTGCTTCATTAATCAAAGAACGTATAATAAAGCGTACGAATTGCTAGTTTTTCTTGCTCTTTGTGAATGCCAAACATAATGCTGACCTCAGAAGAACCTTGGTTAATCATTTCCAGATTGATTTTTTTGCGAGCTAGGGCTGCTGTACTTTCAGCCGTACAACCAACCCGTTGACGCATGCCTTCTCCAACCACCATAATCATAGAAAGATCGTGCGTAATCCGAAGTTCATCAGGATCAATCTCATAGGCAATAGTGCGCAAAAGCTCTTCTTCTAGTGTTTTGTTCAGTTGATTGGCGCGTAAAACAATTGAAATATCATCAATTCCAGAAGGCATGTGTTCGTAACTCAAACCGAAATCTTCTAAAATACTTAAGATACGGCGGGTAAAACCAATCTCTCTATTCATGAGATATTTGCTGATATAAATCATCGTAAAGCCTTCATCACTGGCAATACCCACCACTGGATTATCTAGCGCATCACGCGTTGTCGTAATTTTAGTCCCGGGACAGTGGGGATTATTTGTATTTTTGATGACTACGGGTATTTTTGCGCGATAAGAAGGCATTAAAGCTTCATCATGAAAAACAGTAAAACCAGCATAAGCTAATTCTCGCATTTCGCGGTAAGTTAGTTCTTTAATAATTTCCGGTTTATGAATATAGCCAGGATGAGCTGCGTAAATCCCGTCAACATCTGTAAAGTTTTCGTATAATTCAGCTTTCACGCCCGCTGCCACGATAGAACCGGTGATATCAGATCCCCCTCGGGAAAAGGTACAGACTTGACCGCACTCAGTATATCCAAAAAATCCAGGGATAATGAGGATTTCTTCTGTATCTGCCCATTTTTTCATTTTTTGATAAGCTTTAAATAAGATCCGCGCATTTCCAGGTTCACTGGAAACAATAATGCCAAAATCTTTTGGATTTACATAACGAGCATTTATTCCTTTAGCTTGTAAAATACCAGCAATTAATTTCGCATTATTGTCTTCTCCGCTGGCAACAATTGTATCTTTTAAAAAGTCATTTCCTTCAACTGGAAGCTCAGATAGTTTGTTCAAATGTTTGCTAATATCTTCCATTATTTTACTATCCACATTAAAAGCTGTAGCAATATCACTATAACGAGCAGTAATGGTAGCAGTTATACCAGTGAGATCCTGATTTTTTATTTTAGCTTCGTAAAATGCAATCAAATGATCTGTGACTTTTGTATCTTCTTTATCCCGTTTACCTGGAGCAGATACTACCACGAATTTTCTTTTTGGATCGTTGATAATAATATCAATGACTTTTTGCACTTGCGCTGCTGAAGCAAGAGAGCTTCCGCCAAATTTCACTACTTTCACAATAGTATCTCCTTTTTTATCGTTTTTTATCTACAGCTATAAAGCTGAATTTTATTTCATAACGTCAAGATTATTTCTTATAAGGGTACAAAAATCT
The genomic region above belongs to Enterococcus saigonensis and contains:
- a CDS encoding aspartate kinase, producing the protein MKVVKFGGSSLASAAQVQKVIDIIINDPKRKFVVVSAPGKRDKEDTKVTDHLIAFYEAKIKNQDLTGITATITARYSDIATAFNVDSKIMEDISKHLNKLSELPVEGNDFLKDTIVASGEDNNAKLIAGILQAKGINARYVNPKDFGIIVSSEPGNARILFKAYQKMKKWADTEEILIIPGFFGYTECGQVCTFSRGGSDITGSIVAAGVKAELYENFTDVDGIYAAHPGYIHKPEIIKELTYREMRELAYAGFTVFHDEALMPSYRAKIPVVIKNTNNPHCPGTKITTTRDALDNPVVGIASDEGFTMIYISKYLMNREIGFTRRILSILEDFGLSYEHMPSGIDDISIVLRANQLNKTLEEELLRTIAYEIDPDELRITHDLSMIMVVGEGMRQRVGCTAESTAALARKKINLEMINQGSSEVSIMFGIHKEQEKLAIRTLYYTFFD